A window of Campylobacter ureolyticus contains these coding sequences:
- the polA gene encoding DNA polymerase I — protein MKTLTIIDTFGFFFRLYYAMSSLKSKDGKPSSMVFGFANFISNLQNEYKSDYLIFALDSKGKTFRSEIDPNYKANRQTPPDGLLTQLPVCIEMIEKMGLCSVSYEGYEADDIIASAVKKLENEDVFINVVTHDKDLYQLIKDGKVSIYSPSKKLFYDSAACYEKYGVYPNQIRDFLAITGDSSDNIPGVKGIGDKGAKKLLDEFKNIEEIYENLDKVPNKRHQNLLLESKENAFLSKKLASLYDNLEIPNLENAKFPTSNPLLKVTDILKSYSLSKILATLEIHLNFSDNEIKNDENFKENNDKFEAILLNDEKKLKEVLEKIDKNTIVAFDTETTGLDSKSAKIVGFSFCFECERAYYVPLNHNYLGVDKQIDYDVAKKAILKLYDSNLVGHNLKFDFDIIKHNFDIDTPKNYFDTMILSWLENPEKSAGMDNLAKRLFDYDTVKFENMVKKGENFSNVSLKNASKYAAEDAWITLKFYQYFNNNLDKKLLNLAQNLEFPFIKVLLHMENLGILADSKKLKEMSVFLDKELKDLTNEIYELSKEKFNINSPKQLGVVLFEKLNLPSKKKTKTGYSTDESVLNSLLNEHKVIKKLLDYRELYKLSSTYVEPLLKYSLEDKRNDGEGRIYTQFLQTGTSTGRLSSKNPNLQNIPARGSLAKDIRDCFVAKSGFSLISLDYSQIELRLLAHFSKDPSLLKAFNDGEDIHTRTAISIFGSSDKDKRAIAKSINFGLIYGMGANKLSNELEISRNEAKDYIERYFKAFVTIKDFLESIKTSAKNSGFTTTLLGRKRFFDFANARPREFAMYERESVNTKFQGSAADIIKMAMVKIYPLLNENARMLLQIHDELIFEVKDEIIDEFGKIAKDIMQSIYKLNVPLISSLCVAKSWGELK, from the coding sequence ATGAAAACACTTACGATTATTGACACTTTTGGCTTTTTTTTTAGACTGTATTATGCGATGAGTTCCTTAAAAAGCAAAGATGGAAAGCCAAGTTCTATGGTTTTTGGATTTGCAAATTTTATATCAAATTTACAAAATGAATATAAAAGTGATTATTTAATTTTTGCACTTGATAGCAAGGGAAAAACTTTTAGAAGTGAAATTGACCCAAACTATAAAGCTAACCGTCAAACTCCGCCCGACGGACTTTTAACCCAGCTTCCAGTTTGTATAGAAATGATAGAAAAAATGGGACTTTGCAGTGTTTCTTATGAAGGATATGAAGCTGATGATATTATCGCAAGTGCTGTAAAAAAGCTAGAAAATGAAGATGTTTTTATAAATGTTGTAACGCATGATAAAGATCTTTATCAGCTGATAAAAGATGGAAAAGTTTCTATTTATAGTCCATCAAAAAAACTTTTTTATGATAGTGCGGCTTGCTATGAAAAATATGGCGTTTATCCAAATCAAATTAGAGATTTTTTAGCAATTACTGGCGATAGTAGTGATAATATCCCAGGAGTTAAAGGTATTGGCGATAAGGGTGCTAAGAAGCTTTTAGATGAATTTAAAAATATCGAAGAAATTTATGAAAATTTAGATAAAGTACCAAACAAAAGACATCAAAATTTACTTCTTGAAAGCAAAGAAAATGCTTTTTTAAGTAAAAAATTAGCATCTTTATATGATAATTTAGAAATTCCAAATTTAGAAAACGCTAAATTTCCAACTTCAAACCCACTTTTAAAAGTTACAGATATTTTAAAAAGCTACTCTCTAAGTAAAATTTTAGCTACTTTGGAAATTCATTTAAATTTTAGCGATAATGAGATTAAAAATGATGAAAATTTTAAAGAAAATAATGATAAATTTGAAGCCATTTTACTAAATGATGAAAAAAAACTTAAAGAAGTATTAGAAAAAATAGATAAAAACACAATCGTTGCTTTTGATACAGAAACAACAGGACTTGATAGTAAAAGTGCTAAAATTGTTGGATTTTCATTTTGTTTTGAGTGTGAGAGGGCTTACTATGTTCCACTAAATCACAACTATTTAGGTGTGGATAAGCAAATTGATTACGATGTTGCAAAAAAAGCCATTTTAAAGCTTTACGATTCAAATTTAGTTGGGCATAATTTAAAATTTGACTTTGATATTATAAAACATAATTTTGATATAGATACGCCTAAGAATTACTTTGATACTATGATTTTATCATGGCTTGAAAATCCAGAAAAAAGTGCTGGAATGGATAACTTAGCAAAAAGATTGTTTGATTATGATACGGTTAAATTTGAAAATATGGTAAAAAAAGGAGAAAATTTTTCTAATGTGTCTTTAAAAAATGCTAGTAAATATGCAGCTGAAGATGCTTGGATAACACTTAAATTTTATCAATATTTTAATAATAATCTTGATAAAAAACTTTTAAATTTGGCTCAAAATTTGGAATTTCCTTTTATAAAAGTGCTTTTGCATATGGAAAATTTAGGAATTTTAGCTGATTCTAAAAAATTAAAAGAAATGAGTGTTTTTTTAGATAAAGAGCTTAAAGATTTAACTAATGAAATTTATGAATTAAGCAAAGAAAAATTTAATATAAACTCTCCAAAACAGCTTGGTGTAGTTCTTTTTGAAAAACTAAATTTGCCTTCTAAGAAAAAAACTAAAACTGGTTATAGCACAGATGAAAGCGTTTTAAACTCACTTTTAAACGAGCATAAAGTTATAAAAAAACTACTTGATTACAGAGAACTTTATAAGCTTTCAAGTACTTATGTGGAGCCACTTTTAAAATATTCATTAGAAGATAAAAGAAATGACGGTGAGGGTAGGATTTATACTCAGTTTTTACAAACTGGAACAAGTACAGGAAGATTGTCATCTAAAAATCCAAACCTTCAAAATATCCCAGCAAGAGGAAGTTTGGCAAAAGATATTAGGGATTGTTTTGTTGCTAAAAGTGGTTTTAGCTTGATTTCGCTTGATTATTCTCAAATTGAGCTTAGGCTTTTGGCTCATTTTAGTAAAGACCCATCACTTCTAAAAGCATTTAATGATGGTGAGGATATTCACACAAGAACGGCTATTAGCATATTTGGAAGCAGTGATAAAGATAAAAGAGCTATTGCAAAAAGTATAAATTTTGGACTAATATATGGAATGGGAGCTAATAAACTTTCAAATGAGCTTGAAATTTCAAGGAATGAGGCAAAAGATTATATAGAGCGTTATTTTAAGGCTTTTGTTACAATAAAAGATTTTTTAGAGAGCATAAAAACAAGTGCTAAAAATAGTGGTTTTACAACTACTCTTTTAGGAAGAAAAAGATTTTTTGATTTTGCAAATGCTAGACCGAGGGAATTTGCTATGTATGAAAGAGAAAGTGTTAATACTAAATTTCAAGGAAGTGCAGCTGATATTATAAAAATGGCGATGGTAAAAATTTATCCTTTGTTAAACGAAAATGCTAGAATGCTTTTACAAATTCACGATGAACTTATTTTTGAGGTAAAAGATGAAATAATTGATGAGTTTGGAAAGATAGCTAAGGACATTATGCAAAGTATTTATAAGTTAAATGTCCCATTAATAAGCAGTCTCTGTGTTGCAAAAAGTTGGGGCGAGCTAAAGTAA
- the rplU gene encoding 50S ribosomal protein L21, whose amino-acid sequence MYAIIKHSGKQYKVSEGDFLNLDRFEAEKKDTIEVTDVLAVNNDGDLKVGAPFVEGAKVVLEVVNLGKDKKVIIFKKRRRKDSKLKRGFRRQYTRVKVTKISA is encoded by the coding sequence ATGTATGCAATTATCAAACACAGCGGAAAACAGTATAAAGTTAGTGAAGGTGATTTTCTAAATTTAGATCGTTTTGAAGCTGAGAAAAAAGATACTATCGAAGTTACTGATGTTTTAGCAGTAAATAATGATGGTGATTTAAAGGTAGGCGCACCGTTTGTAGAGGGTGCAAAAGTTGTCTTAGAAGTAGTAAATCTTGGAAAAGATAAAAAAGTTATTATCTTTAAAAAAAGACGCAGAAAAGACTCAAAGTTAAAACGCGGTTTTAGAAGACAATACACTCGCGTAAAAGTAACTAAAATTTCAGCCTAA
- the rpmA gene encoding 50S ribosomal protein L27 yields the protein MAHKKGQGSTQNNRDSIGRRLGVKKFGGEFVRAGNIIVRQRGTATHAGNNVGIGKDHTLFALTDGFVKFERFDKTRKQVSVYPAE from the coding sequence ATGGCACACAAAAAAGGTCAGGGTTCAACCCAGAATAATAGAGATTCTATTGGACGCCGCTTAGGTGTTAAGAAATTTGGCGGTGAATTTGTAAGAGCGGGAAATATAATTGTACGACAAAGAGGTACCGCAACACATGCTGGAAATAACGTAGGCATAGGAAAAGACCACACTCTTTTTGCATTAACTGATGGTTTTGTTAAATTTGAGAGATTTGACAAAACTAGAAAACAAGTTTCTGTTTACCCAGCAGAGTAA
- the obgE gene encoding GTPase ObgE: MFIDSVKFSVKAGKGGPGSRSFRREKYVPLGGPDGGDGGDGGDVYFLVDNNTHALLSYRGKKHFKAKNGEPGGGKGMTGKNGEDLVLKVPAGTQVLDENGEILLDLVEPNKKVLFLKGGKGGLGNARFKNSTNQTPNYAQSGLEGESKTISLELKLIGDVGLVGFPNVGKSTLISTISNAKPQIANYEFTTLSPKLGMVKINDFNSFIMADIPGIIEGASDGRGLGMDFLRHIERNKILLFVLDVANYRNLNEQFLTLKDEISKFSKNLANKAFAIALTKAEICENLDTVYNDFLKEFDFEKKQNLDISNKFDIKKPYFVLPISSVSNLNLDKLKNYLFEMLRVLK; encoded by the coding sequence TTGTTTATCGATAGTGTTAAATTTAGCGTTAAAGCTGGAAAAGGTGGCCCTGGATCAAGAAGCTTTAGAAGAGAAAAGTATGTTCCACTTGGTGGACCAGATGGTGGAGATGGTGGAGATGGTGGAGATGTCTATTTTTTAGTTGATAATAACACTCACGCACTTTTATCTTACAGAGGGAAAAAACATTTTAAAGCTAAAAACGGCGAGCCAGGCGGTGGCAAAGGAATGACCGGTAAAAATGGAGAAGATTTAGTTTTAAAAGTCCCAGCTGGAACGCAGGTTTTAGATGAAAATGGAGAAATTTTACTAGACTTAGTTGAGCCAAATAAAAAAGTTTTATTTTTAAAAGGCGGAAAAGGCGGACTTGGAAATGCAAGGTTTAAAAACTCAACCAACCAAACTCCAAACTACGCTCAGTCAGGGCTTGAAGGCGAGAGTAAAACTATTTCATTAGAACTAAAACTAATTGGCGATGTAGGACTTGTTGGCTTTCCAAATGTTGGTAAATCAACACTTATTTCAACTATATCAAATGCAAAACCTCAAATTGCAAATTATGAATTTACAACTCTTTCGCCAAAACTTGGAATGGTTAAAATAAATGATTTTAACTCTTTTATAATGGCTGATATACCTGGTATTATCGAAGGGGCAAGCGATGGCAGAGGTCTTGGAATGGACTTTCTAAGACATATCGAAAGAAATAAAATATTACTTTTTGTATTAGATGTTGCTAATTATAGAAATTTAAATGAGCAATTTCTAACACTAAAAGATGAAATTTCAAAATTTTCAAAAAATTTAGCAAACAAAGCTTTTGCCATAGCACTTACAAAAGCTGAAATTTGTGAAAATTTAGATACTGTTTATAATGATTTTTTAAAAGAATTTGATTTTGAAAAAAAGCAAAATTTGGATATTTCTAATAAATTCGATATAAAAAAACCATATTTTGTATTGCCAATTTCAAGCGTTTCAAATTTAAATCTTGATAAGCTAAAAAATTATCTATTTGAAATGCTTAGAGTTTTAAAGTAG
- the fmt gene encoding methionyl-tRNA formyltransferase, with protein MRVMFMGTPSYAVAILDKIVKKNYNIVGVFTQPDKFVGRKKTLTPPDVKNYILKNSLNIPIFQPKTLKDDGIYKEILSLKPDIIIVAAYGQILPKNILEICPCINLHASILPKYRGASPIQSAILNGDLISGVTAMKMSQGLDDGDMLGFSFVDISALKSDEVFEKLEGVAANLTIKILENFTKLEKIPQFNALSSKCSKIKKDDGLVKFSDDASLVMKKFRAFYPWPGIFLENGTKLLEIELINKDLKRNLGEIVNLDKTSFDLQFKNGIIRVLKIQEKSKKPLFANDFINGKRLKIGDIL; from the coding sequence GTGAGAGTTATGTTTATGGGAACACCAAGTTATGCGGTTGCTATTTTAGATAAAATTGTAAAAAAAAATTATAATATTGTTGGTGTTTTTACTCAGCCTGATAAATTTGTAGGTAGAAAAAAAACTCTGACTCCACCTGATGTAAAAAATTATATTTTAAAAAACAGTTTAAATATCCCAATTTTTCAACCAAAAACCTTAAAAGATGATGGAATTTATAAAGAAATTTTATCTTTAAAGCCTGATATTATAATAGTTGCAGCATATGGACAAATACTTCCAAAAAATATACTTGAAATTTGTCCTTGTATAAATTTACACGCTTCAATTCTTCCAAAATACAGAGGCGCTAGTCCTATACAATCAGCCATTTTAAATGGCGATTTAATTAGCGGTGTAACAGCTATGAAAATGAGCCAAGGGCTTGATGATGGCGATATGCTTGGTTTTTCGTTTGTAGATATTAGTGCTTTAAAAAGCGATGAAGTTTTTGAAAAGCTTGAAGGTGTGGCTGCAAATTTAACTATTAAAATTTTAGAAAATTTTACTAAATTAGAAAAAATTCCGCAATTTAACGCTCTTTCATCAAAATGTTCAAAGATAAAAAAAGACGATGGTTTAGTTAAATTTAGTGATGATGCAAGTTTGGTTATGAAAAAATTTAGAGCATTTTATCCATGGCCTGGTATATTTTTAGAAAATGGAACTAAACTTTTAGAAATTGAGCTTATTAATAAAGATTTAAAAAGAAATTTAGGTGAAATTGTAAATTTAGACAAAACTAGCTTTGATTTACAGTTTAAAAATGGAATCATAAGAGTTTTAAAAATTCAAGAAAAATCAAAAAAACCACTTTTCGCAAATGATTTTATAAATGGAAAAAGGCTAAAAATAGGTGATATTTTATGA
- a CDS encoding biotin--[acetyl-CoA-carboxylase] ligase, whose product MQIFHIQTCASTQSEILEILKDGVKSPPFAIVSKMQTNGVGSRGNNWQSCEGNLFLSFCIHKNDLNSDINTSSLSIYFSYIFKIILSELGSSVWVKWPNDFYIGKDKIGGVITTKFRDIYICGIGLNLASNGEYTKHLDIKVDIDDLLIKYFKKLEEKISWKQIFSKFLIEFEKSKDFCSHIDGRSVLLKNAILCDDGSILIDNKKVYSLR is encoded by the coding sequence ATGCAAATTTTTCATATCCAAACTTGTGCTTCAACCCAAAGTGAGATTTTAGAAATTTTAAAAGACGGTGTTAAAAGTCCTCCATTTGCAATTGTTTCAAAGATGCAAACCAATGGCGTTGGAAGTAGGGGAAATAATTGGCAAAGCTGCGAGGGAAATCTATTTTTATCATTTTGTATTCATAAAAATGATTTAAATAGTGATATTAACACATCATCTTTAAGTATATATTTTTCTTATATTTTTAAAATTATTTTAAGTGAACTTGGCTCAAGCGTTTGGGTCAAGTGGCCAAATGATTTTTATATCGGCAAAGATAAGATTGGTGGAGTTATAACCACTAAATTTAGGGATATTTATATTTGTGGAATAGGGCTTAATTTAGCTTCAAATGGCGAATATACTAAACATTTAGATATAAAAGTAGATATCGATGACTTACTCATAAAATATTTTAAAAAACTAGAAGAAAAAATTTCATGGAAGCAAATTTTTAGCAAGTTTTTGATAGAATTTGAAAAGTCAAAAGATTTTTGTTCGCACATCGATGGCAGGAGTGTTTTATTAAAAAATGCTATTTTGTGCGATGATGGATCAATTTTAATAGATAATAAAAAGGTGTATAGTTTAAGATGA
- a CDS encoding ParA family protein, which yields MIEIITIANQKGGVGKTTTAINLSASLAVAGKRVLLIDVDPQANATTGLGFSRSEYEFNIYHVLTGRKKLSQVILKTEIPTLFLAPSNIGLVGIEQEFANDNGDFKLILQKKISEVLDRYDYIIIDSPPTLGSITVNALSASDSVIIPIQCEFYALEGLALILNTVKIIKKTINPKLVIKGFLPTMYSSQNNLSKETVLNLEQHFKNKLFKTENEHGFVVIPRNVRLAESPSFGKPAILYDAKSIGSIAYQNLATCVMDIQNG from the coding sequence ATGATTGAAATTATTACTATTGCTAACCAAAAAGGTGGGGTTGGCAAAACAACAACGGCCATAAATTTGTCAGCTTCTTTAGCGGTTGCTGGAAAGAGAGTTTTACTAATTGATGTAGATCCTCAGGCAAATGCAACAACAGGGCTTGGATTTAGTAGAAGTGAGTATGAGTTTAATATTTATCATGTTTTAACAGGTAGAAAAAAACTATCTCAAGTTATACTAAAAACTGAAATTCCAACCTTGTTTTTGGCACCTTCAAACATTGGCCTTGTTGGAATAGAACAGGAATTTGCAAATGATAATGGGGATTTTAAGTTAATTTTACAAAAAAAAATTAGTGAAGTTTTAGATAGATATGATTATATAATCATTGATTCACCTCCAACTCTTGGAAGTATAACTGTAAATGCTCTTAGTGCAAGTGATAGCGTGATAATTCCTATACAGTGCGAATTTTACGCATTAGAGGGACTCGCGCTTATTTTAAATACAGTTAAAATTATCAAAAAAACGATAAACCCAAAACTTGTTATAAAAGGTTTTTTGCCTACTATGTATAGTTCGCAAAACAATCTTTCTAAAGAGACTGTCTTAAATTTGGAGCAACATTTTAAAAACAAGCTTTTTAAAACAGAAAATGAGCATGGTTTTGTTGTAATTCCTAGAAACGTTAGACTTGCTGAAAGTCCAAGTTTTGGCAAGCCTGCTATACTTTATGATGCCAAATCAATAGGTAGTATTGCTTATCAGAATTTAGCAACTTGCGTTATGGATATACAAAATGGCTAA
- a CDS encoding ParB/RepB/Spo0J family partition protein gives MAKSKKLSLGRGLDAILGDVEMAYTKEFESGKKDLVLEISVDKIKPNPYQPRKYFDEAAINELSASIKRHGLIQPIIVFKKDDEYVLIAGERRLRAVRLLGNSTIKAIVADIESKNLRELALIENVQRQDLNPMELANSYKELIDEYKITQDDLSDIIKKSRSQITNTLRLLTLLDKTKEALSDNKISQGHAKVLVGLDKENEEEVLNTIIGQKLSVRQTEDLVKKIKNGKKLGIKKEKLDFNFISEIKNLKTKLLNFGKISIKDRKISIEFKDINEVKKLIDKIS, from the coding sequence ATGGCTAAAAGTAAAAAGCTAAGTCTTGGAAGAGGGTTAGATGCTATTTTGGGTGATGTTGAAATGGCATATACAAAAGAATTTGAAAGTGGAAAAAAAGATTTGGTTTTAGAGATAAGTGTAGATAAAATAAAACCAAATCCCTATCAACCAAGAAAATATTTTGATGAAGCTGCTATAAATGAGCTTAGTGCTTCGATTAAAAGACACGGACTTATTCAGCCAATCATTGTTTTTAAAAAAGATGACGAGTATGTTTTAATAGCTGGCGAAAGAAGATTAAGAGCTGTTAGGCTTTTAGGAAATAGCACCATAAAGGCAATTGTTGCTGATATAGAGTCTAAAAACTTAAGAGAACTTGCGTTAATAGAAAATGTTCAAAGACAAGATTTAAATCCTATGGAACTTGCAAACTCATATAAAGAGTTAATTGATGAGTATAAAATAACTCAAGATGATTTATCTGATATTATTAAAAAATCTCGCTCGCAAATTACAAACACGCTTAGACTCTTAACGCTTTTAGATAAAACAAAAGAAGCCCTAAGTGATAATAAAATTTCACAAGGTCATGCAAAAGTTTTAGTTGGTCTTGATAAAGAAAATGAAGAAGAGGTTTTAAATACAATAATTGGTCAAAAATTAAGCGTTAGACAAACTGAAGATCTAGTTAAAAAAATTAAAAATGGCAAAAAACTAGGAATAAAAAAAGAAAAATTAGATTTTAATTTTATCAGTGAGATTAAAAATCTAAAAACAAAACTTTTAAATTTTGGAAAAATAAGCATTAAAGATAGAAAAATTTCAATAGAATTTAAAGATATTAATGAAGTTAAAAAACTAATCGATAAAATTAGTTAA
- a CDS encoding F0F1 ATP synthase subunit B family protein — MIEISVFAYIFTIVVFIGLVGYLNKRLYQPMLNFMDARDAAIQKDEKLANQNLADVGSEALEIESILSKARDEAAKIREAGLSEIENENSKKIEEKTTSLENDLASYLQDLTKQKDEIKKALEKQIPDFRAGIKEKLARI, encoded by the coding sequence GTGATAGAAATCAGTGTATTTGCATATATCTTCACCATAGTAGTATTTATAGGACTTGTTGGTTATCTAAACAAACGCCTTTATCAGCCTATGCTTAATTTTATGGATGCAAGAGATGCCGCTATACAAAAGGATGAGAAACTAGCTAATCAAAATTTAGCAGATGTTGGTTCTGAGGCTTTAGAAATAGAAAGTATTCTAAGTAAAGCAAGAGATGAGGCTGCAAAGATAAGAGAAGCAGGACTGAGTGAGATAGAGAATGAAAACAGTAAAAAAATAGAAGAAAAAACTACTTCTTTAGAAAATGACCTAGCTTCATATTTGCAAGATTTAACTAAACAAAAAGATGAAATTAAAAAAGCTCTTGAAAAACAAATTCCTGATTTCAGAGCAGGAATAAAAGAAAAATTGGCAAGGATATAA
- a CDS encoding F0F1 ATP synthase subunit B family protein, giving the protein MKKYLFLFIIPVAIFASDGSKNYDIIPRFFNFILFFGILFYLLKDFAIKAYHARIKSIADRLDDIQNKLRDSKEKKEQAKKDVELAKVRAKDLLEVAKNEVETTKAKSADSLKQTLLDLEKNYENKKEFESKKVTKEVVADVLSQTFNDPSVKLEQSKLIDIINKKVS; this is encoded by the coding sequence ATGAAAAAATATCTATTTTTATTTATTATTCCAGTAGCAATTTTTGCTAGTGATGGTTCAAAAAACTATGATATAATTCCAAGATTTTTTAACTTTATTTTATTTTTTGGAATTTTGTTTTATCTTTTAAAAGATTTTGCCATAAAAGCATATCATGCTAGGATTAAGTCAATTGCGGATAGATTAGATGATATCCAAAATAAATTAAGAGATTCAAAAGAAAAAAAAGAGCAAGCAAAAAAAGACGTAGAACTTGCTAAAGTTAGAGCCAAAGATCTTTTAGAAGTTGCAAAAAATGAAGTTGAAACAACAAAGGCAAAATCAGCTGATTCATTAAAACAAACTCTACTTGATTTGGAAAAAAATTATGAAAATAAAAAAGAATTTGAAAGCAAAAAGGTAACAAAAGAGGTTGTTGCTGATGTGCTAAGTCAAACTTTTAATGATCCAAGTGTAAAGCTAGAGCAATCAAAACTTATAGATATCATAAATAAGAAGGTTAGCTAA
- a CDS encoding F0F1 ATP synthase subunit delta: protein MSGAIVEKYAKAVMSEFKDKELDELLLDLKTISLAFREDKFSSLINSPIVDTKTKEHLVMSLFSKKTSQKFENLLKLLSQNKRLNLIPDLFERVSSILRTSKNKFKGVIYSNEDLTKDQISKLESIFSKKFDADISLDFDKGDYSGVKVDLEELGVEISFSMDRLKHDMSDYILKAI, encoded by the coding sequence ATGAGTGGTGCAATAGTAGAAAAATATGCAAAAGCTGTTATGAGTGAATTTAAAGACAAAGAGCTTGATGAGTTACTATTAGATTTAAAAACCATCTCTCTTGCCTTTAGAGAGGATAAATTCAGTTCTCTTATAAACTCTCCAATAGTTGATACAAAAACTAAAGAGCACTTGGTTATGTCTCTTTTTAGTAAAAAAACATCACAGAAATTTGAGAATTTATTAAAACTTTTATCGCAAAATAAAAGGCTTAATTTAATACCAGATCTTTTTGAAAGAGTAAGTTCTATTTTAAGAACTTCCAAAAACAAATTTAAAGGTGTTATATATTCAAATGAAGATCTTACAAAAGATCAAATTTCAAAACTCGAATCAATTTTTTCTAAAAAATTTGATGCAGATATATCTTTAGATTTTGACAAAGGAGATTATAGTGGTGTTAAGGTTGATTTAGAAGAACTTGGAGTTGAGATAAGTTTTTCTATGGATAGATTAAAACACGATATGAGTGATTATATATTAAAAGCAATATGA
- the atpA gene encoding F0F1 ATP synthase subunit alpha yields MSSKIKADEISSIIKERIEKFDIGIDIEETGKVITVGDGVATVYGLKNVMVNEMVEFENGTQGIALNLEESIVGVIILGSMDGISEGVSVKRLNKLLQVPVGDGLIGRVVNALGEPIDGKGAIETKETKFVEEKAKGIMARKSVHEPLQTGLKSIDALVPIGRGQRELIIGDRQTGKTTIALDTIINQKGQDVVCIYVAIGQKQSTVAQAVKKLEEYGAMDYTIVVAAGASDPATLQYLAPYSGCTMGEYFRDNARHALIIYDDLSKHAVAYREISLILRRPPGREAYPGDVFYLHSRLLERASKLNDELGAGSLTALPIIETQAGDVSAYIPTNVISITDGQIFLETNLFNSGVRPAINVGLSVSRVGGSAQIKAIKKVSGTLRLDLAQYRELQAFAQFASDLDESSRKQLDRGQRMVEILKQPPYSPLAVEKQVVIIYAGTKGFLDDIAVSAISKFEAELYPYIEARYPQIFEDIVNKKTLDKDTEETLVKALNEFKATFSAE; encoded by the coding sequence GTGAGTTCTAAGATTAAAGCTGATGAAATTAGCAGTATTATCAAAGAAAGAATTGAAAAATTTGATATCGGTATCGATATCGAAGAAACGGGAAAAGTAATAACAGTTGGTGATGGTGTTGCAACTGTTTATGGTCTTAAAAATGTTATGGTTAATGAGATGGTTGAGTTTGAAAACGGAACTCAAGGAATTGCACTTAACCTAGAAGAGAGCATTGTTGGTGTTATTATATTAGGTAGTATGGATGGAATCTCAGAAGGTGTTAGTGTAAAAAGATTAAATAAACTTTTACAAGTTCCAGTTGGTGATGGCTTAATAGGTAGAGTTGTAAATGCTTTAGGTGAGCCAATTGATGGCAAAGGTGCAATTGAAACAAAAGAAACAAAATTTGTTGAGGAAAAAGCTAAGGGAATTATGGCTAGGAAAAGTGTTCATGAGCCACTTCAAACAGGTCTTAAATCAATTGATGCTCTTGTTCCAATCGGTAGGGGTCAAAGAGAGCTTATTATTGGAGATAGACAAACAGGAAAAACAACAATCGCTCTTGATACTATAATAAATCAAAAAGGTCAAGATGTTGTTTGTATTTATGTAGCTATCGGCCAAAAGCAATCAACTGTTGCTCAGGCTGTTAAAAAACTTGAAGAGTATGGTGCTATGGATTATACTATAGTTGTAGCTGCTGGAGCCAGTGATCCTGCTACACTTCAATATCTTGCACCTTATTCTGGTTGTACAATGGGTGAATATTTCAGAGATAATGCAAGACATGCTTTAATAATTTATGATGATTTAAGTAAGCACGCTGTTGCCTACCGTGAAATATCTCTTATTTTAAGACGTCCACCAGGTCGTGAAGCATATCCTGGAGATGTTTTTTATCTTCATTCAAGACTACTTGAAAGAGCAAGTAAGTTAAATGATGAGTTAGGAGCCGGTAGTTTAACTGCGCTTCCTATTATTGAAACACAAGCAGGAGATGTTTCAGCTTATATCCCAACCAACGTTATTTCAATTACAGATGGTCAAATTTTCCTTGAAACAAACTTATTTAACTCAGGTGTAAGACCAGCTATTAACGTTGGTTTATCAGTTTCAAGAGTTGGTGGTTCAGCACAAATAAAAGCTATTAAGAAAGTTTCAGGTACATTAAGACTTGATCTTGCTCAATATAGAGAGCTTCAAGCATTTGCTCAGTTTGCAAGTGACTTGGATGAAAGCAGTAGAAAACAACTTGATCGTGGTCAAAGAATGGTTGAAATTTTAAAACAACCTCCATATTCACCACTTGCTGTTGAAAAACAAGTTGTTATTATTTATGCGGGAACAAAAGGCTTTTTAGATGATATTGCAGTATCAGCTATTAGCAAATTTGAAGCTGAACTTTATCCATATATAGAAGCAAGATATCCTCAAATTTTTGAAGATATAGTTAATAAAAAAACATTAGATAAAGACACTGAAGAAACTTTAGTAAAAGCATTAAATGAATTTAAAGCGACTTTTTCTGCAGAATAG